In Pseudohongiella acticola, the sequence TTGAGCCAATGTATTGCCAATCGACCAGGCACCGAATGCGCGAGCGCAGTCCACCTGGCTTCCAGCTCTCTGATCCGATGCTCCAGGGTGTTTATATAGCGGGCTGCGTTGCGTCGTTCGCCGTCGGACCACTCAAGCGCTTCGGCGTGCTTCTTCAGCTCTTGCGAAACAGCGGTCAGCTGCTCAGATACCGATATCAATTGTTCATTCATTAAATTGTGTTCGTGCCGGGCAATCTGCAGGTCTTTGTCTCGTTGCACGACAATGGATTCGGCGTGATCGTATTCGCGGTTGCGTTGCTGCAGCTGTTGATCTCTTTCGTCGATTGTCGACAGTGCGTGCTCGTGAAGTTGTCCGATCCGGAACTGTTCGCGGTGAGATGCCAGCAGCGCTTGCGTTAACGCGTCAACCACGGTCAGTGGGTCGGCTGCGTCAAGCTTATGTGCAGCAGGGCTGCGGCTTGAGGTGCCTTCAGCACTCAGGTATTGCTGGTATAGCGCCTGCGTTTTTTGCCCGATTCCGCTGACCGGCTCGCCGCCGCTATTGCGATGGTGTCGCAGGTTATTGTCGATGACTGAGCTCAGTGCTTCCGTCTGTCCGTCACATGAAAACCCGAGTTCGGTGAGGGCAGTCAATAGCCGTGCCGGGCCATTTTCCAGCAACGCATCGTAGTCAACGAACCGGCGCGGCAGGTCGGTACTGTGCAATACGGCTTCCTGCATGTAGACAGACCACAATAGCGCGGCCTGAGACTCCGGCAGACCATCGCGCTGTGCCAATGAGGCTGCGACAGCCTGGGGCGCCCTCAGCGCCAGCAGGCACCCTGCTGTCCAGCCGCATTGTTCGGCAGCACTGAGCCAGAAAGGCAGCAGCCGGCACAGTCGAGGATCCTTGATCACAGCAGGTAAGCGCGCGGCGTAGCTTGCCTGCAGGTGCGAGACAGCTGCGCTCATCAGCCTGGTAATGTCAGTTCGCTGCAACCAGTCTGGTGGAAGTGGTGATACCGAACTCCAGTGCAGTCCAAGTGTTTCCAGTATCTGCTCATTCAATTCAACCACCAGGCGGTCTTCCCAGAAGCCCCGGCTATTGACCTGGCTGTCGTCCGCTACCCGGTCGTCCGCAATGCTGAAACCGGCGCGGTAGCAGGCTTCGGCCAGTGCTGACGTGCCACTGCGATGCATGCCGCAGATCAGCAGAATGTCTGGTGTGGCGCTCACGATGTTGCTCCTTTGTCGGCGGTCAGTTTGCGCAGGTGTTCACGATAGTTTGTCACCACCGTCTCCGGTTCGCCCTGCTCTACCGTGCGCCCGTTTTCAATCCACACAACGCGCGAGCACAGGTTTCGGATAGCAGGTTCATTGTGAGCCACCAGTACCACGGTTCTGTTGGATAACATGCGCTCTCGCAGCACGGCGGCGGATTTTTCCCGGAAGCCGGAGTCACCAACGGCAAGCATTTCATCAATCAACATGACATCCGGGTCCGCACTCATGGCAATGGCAAAGCCGAGGCGTGCTGACATTCCCATGGAATAGGTTGCCACCGGCGCATCAGCGTAATCCTCGAGTTCGGCAAATTCCATGATTTCGGGAATTCGTGCTTCTATCTCATCCCTGCCCATGCCGAACAGCATGCCGCTCATGATGATATTGTCTCTGGCCGACAGTTGTTCCAGAAAGCCCAGTCGCAGAGACAGGATCACATAGCTGGCCGGGCGCCTGACAAGTTCACCACGATCCGGGCGTATGATGTCGGCCAACAGTTTTAGCAGCGTGGTCTTGCCTGCACCGTTTCTGCCAATGATGCCTAAAGTCTCGCCTTTGTACAGTTGCAGGCTGACATCATCCAGTGCCCAGTAACATTCGTCATTGCCGAACAGGCGGCGACGGCGGTAGCAGACGCCAGTGTTTTTCAGGTCAAGCAGCAACTCTTCGCTCATTGATTCAACCTCGGGTACAGACGATCGTACCGCACCAGCATGTAATATCCCGCCAGCAGTGTTGCCAGACTGATACCCAGAATGCTCAGCAAGGAGGTCAATGAAGGGCTGTTATGGTGGACCAGAACGTCGCGGTAAGCATTGATCAGCGCGAACATGGGGTTCATGTTAAACCATGGTTGCAGGCTCTCGGGAATGGTGCTGGTGCCGTAAAAAACACCTGAAAGGAAAAACAGCAATGTCATCATTTTGTCGAAAATCAGGCGCAGATCCGGAATGAAGGGCGTCACTGCCGCGACCAGAAATGACGCCGATACCACCAGCAGCAACTGAAGGGGTACCAGGCCTAACAGCCAGAACCACTGGAAGGACACCCCGCTGCGCCAGGCGTGAAACACCAGCAACAGTCCCAGTATCAGGAGAAACTTGACGGTATTGGCGGCGACGGCGATGCCGGGGAACACCAGTTTTGGCAAATATACTCGATTGATCAGGCCGTTGTTGCTGTGGATGCTGTCCATGGAGGCCCGTACGGCGCCATCAAACCATTTCCAGACCACCAGGCCGGTGATCAGTATGTCCAGGTAGTGCGGTGTGCCACGATCGAAAATCAATCCGAAGACAATATAGAACACGCCCAGATACAAAACGGGTTCCAGTATCCACCAGGCGTAACCCATGTAAGCGCGCGATGATTCAGTCTTTAACTGAGCGATAGCGCGATACAGGACAAAATCCATGTCTTTGCGGTTCATTGGCTGCTCACCTGTGGGTGCGAATGGGTTAGAATGCGTGGATGATAATAGCCAAAGCCGGAGAACTGCTGCAACGTCTGATTGTCCGCCGCGCCAAGCAGCCGACAGGCATCTGTGTGCTCGGTATGCATCGAAGCGGTACCAGTTTTGTTACCGGTTCGCTGCAGTCGGCAGGTGCTTCCCTGTATCGTTTTCATAGCCATAATCCATTCAACCTGAAAGGCAACCGGGAGAATCCCGATGTGGTTGCGCTGAATGACGACGTGTTGCATGCCAATGGCGGAAGCTGGGATCAGCCACCGTCAAAGGTGAACTGGCACCCGGAGCATGATCAACGTGCAATCGAGATCCTGACGGCGTTGTCGGCCTATCCGGTATGGGCATTCAAAGATCCTCGCACATTGCTGACGCTTGAAGGCTGGCAACGGCATGCGCCTGATATTCGATATGTTGGTATTTTCCGGCATCCGGCGCGCGTAGTGCGCTCGTTGCACAGCCGGGATCAAACGCTGAGCCATGAAGACGGTGAACAGCTTTGGCTGGCGTATAACCAGCGCTTGCTGGCCCTGCGTCAACGTCAGGAATTTCCGCTGCTGTGCTTCGACGTGGCACCGGATATTCTGCTGCAGCAGCTCCAGCGGGTTTGCACCGGGCTCGGGCTGGACGGCGACAGGGCGACAGACTTTTTTGAGCATACCCTGATAAATCAGTCGGCCGGCAATGACTCCTCTGAGCAACAGGTGTCAGAGCACTCGCTGGCACTGTATGCCCAGCTGCAGGGTTACTGTAGTCTGAGCTAGTCAGCATGATCATGTAGTGGCCTTTGGGTAAACCATCGTTTGACATTGCGGCGCAGCGATAGCGGAAGCAAATTGGCAATCATGCCAATAAACCGGTGCGAGTGCAGCCAGAGCAACAAACGGAAAATTTTTCGCCGCGAGGGCTGCATGGCGGGAATTTCCGGCAACCAGTAAGCGAGCAATAATTGCAAGGGCTGGGTTATCGCCTGGTACAGGTGTGCCGGATCTGAATCAGGACGACACTCGTCAGGGCTGGCGGCGTCGACAAAATAATCGCTGTGGTAGTCAAAGCTGCTGTTCGGTTGATCTGACCATGCTTCCAGAGAGGCTTGATCCTGCAGCGATGTACGAATACGCATCAGCGTGTCCAGGCATTGTTGTGGGCTGGCGCGCCAATCGATGGACCAGGAGCCAGGTCTACCTTGCAGACGTTCGGGAAAAGCACCCAGGTCGGGATACATCACTGGTAGCCCATCTTTCATGGCCCGGCTTAAGGTGTAGCTGTAGGTCTCCGGCCAAAGGCAGGGGAACCAGACCAGGTGTGGTTGCTCGCGCTGCAGCAGTGCGGCAAGGTCCTGATCCCGGTAACTGCCGGTTACGTTGACGGCGGCTGCAAGCCGGCGGTAAGCATAACCTATCAGCGTGAAGCGGATAGGCAGCCCTTTTTTTTCTGCCAGCAACGCTGTGCGTTCGAGCATATCGGCGCCCTTGATACGACTCAATGCCCCCAGCACCACTACATGCATGTCCTGTTCAGGGCTTTGTGAGGGCAGGGTCACATCAGGGTAAGGTGTACTACGCTCATGATCCGGATGGAATGTAATGCAGGGAGACAGCCACGGAAAGTACTCCTGGTATATTGCGGCAGCCGCGTTCGATGGAATAAAGACGCGCCGGGCCGATCGTAGTATCGGCGCCCAGTGGTCGCGCCATGCCGCTGCCGTCATGTTGACAGGAAAAGGGGCAGGGAGGGAGCATTGTTCATCGCGCAGCCGCGGGTCACTGCAAAAGTAATCATCCCTATCGGTCAATGCCGGATTGATATGCAGAAAATAGTAATCATGCAGTGTCACATCGACAGGCCGGTCCAGAGCCTTCAGAAGATCATGAATGCGTTGCTCCCAGCCCTTGATGTGATGCAGGTGGACGCTGGTCAGTTGCAGCTTTTGCAGTAGAGAGACCAGGTGGTCAATATCGCGCCAGGGAATCTGGAATAACCCTCCATTCGTGACCGTGGGGAATACCAGCCGAAGACAGTCGCTTTGCGGTACTGCCATGGCGTGCAAGGCCTGATTAGCGGTGTGATGCGCCAGCTCCACGACATGGCGATCGGTGCCGCCGCCGATACCGTGGCTGATGTGCAGGATCAGGGGCAAACCCTGCTGCAGCGGCAATGACAATTCGGCAGCGAATCGCCACTGACGGGCAGGGTCGTCGTGGATGTGGCGCGCAACCAGCGCCCCATACTCCGGATAAAGCCGCTGCACCGTGGCAATGGCGTGTTCAACACGCTTCAGTTTGTCTGCACCAAAGCTGACGCCACCCTGATGGAAAACATACACATTGCAGGCCAGTAAATGCCGGAATCCGGATCGCGCTGCCCGCATACAGAAATCATTTTCCTCACCGTAACCGTGGCCAAAGGTTGCTTCGTCAAGCAGTCCGACCGCGGTTATGCAGTGGCGACGAATGTACATGCAGAAACCCACTGCAGTGGGGATTTCCAGGTGATGTGTGCCCAGTGCTGCGAAGGCCCGGTCTACGTCGGGCGTGGCAATGTCGGCCACACTGTTGTTGTCCTGGCACAGCCGGGGCCAGCTGCATATTTCCGCGTTATTGGAAAAAGGTGTCACCGTACCGACATGATCATCGGTGGTGGCGTGTGTCACCAGTCTGTCTACCCAGTCGCCATGAACCCGGGTGTCACTGTTGAGCAGAATGACATCATTATCGCCGGCGTACTGAATGCCCCGGTTGACGCTGTGTACAAAACCGCGGTTGTGTTCGTTAACCAGCAGTATGATCTGGCCAGTACTGGCAAGGTTGTTCAGAGCATGAAATAACGCCGCATCCGGACCGGCATCGTAGACGACGGTGATTCCGATTCGGGTGCGATTGAGTGGAACCGCCTCCAGCACGCTGTTGACGCAGGCGATGGTCTCCGCAGTGCCAGAGAAGACAGGAATCACGACCTGCACGGCAGGCATGTCAACGCTTGCTACTGACATTGTGCCCCTGTTGTGGGACTGTTTGGCGGATTCCGGCGCCGGTACCTTAATGAGCAAGAGTCAGTCCTTTTGTATTCGCGACCTTGTTGTTTTTCTCATAGTATCGGGCTGAGAGTGTAAGGAAAAGGCTGTGTCCGGTAAAGTAACTGAAACTGAAGTTCATTCACCTTGTTGAAGGGTGGAGTATCATGCTAGAAAGTGTTTTTGCCTCCGGACCTCTCAAACAATGCCAGACAGTAAACCGGCAATTTATCTGCCCCCATCCCTGCGGGGCTTCCAGCCACGGCACATTGTTTTCAGCACCTGGATAGATCACCTGCCCTTTGGATACGACCTCATGGCTGCATTGCGGCCCCGAACACTGGTGGAGCTGGGCACATACAGCGGCCTGTCGTTTTTCTGCTTCTGTCAGGCAGCCAGGGAGATGGGACTGCCAACGCGTAGTTATGCCGTGGACACCTGGGAGGGCGATGACCATACGGGAGCGTACGGTGAGGATATTTATCGTTCGGTACAGGCGCATCAGCAGGCGCAGTACCCTGATAGCGCCTCTTTGCTGCGCATGCGTTTTGATCAGGCGCTGTCTCAGTTTGAAGACAATTCTCTGGATATGATTCATCTGGACGGTCTGCATACACGCGATGCGGTGTCCGAAGACTTTCGACAATGGTATCCCAAGCTCAGGCCCGGCGGCATATTCCTGTTTCACGATGTGGTTGCCCGTCTGCCGGGATTTGGTGTCTGGCAATTCTGGCAGGCACTGTGCCAGGCTCCCGAGCATCAGGGGAACAGCTTTACGTTCAATCAGGGTTTTGGTCTGGGCGTTCTGCGCAAGCCGGGCAACGACGCACCTGAAGCGCGCGGGCAGGGTGCACAGAGTAGCCAGGATAACCAAAGTGGCCGAGATAGCCAACTACTCCGCCTCCTGTTCAGTCAGGAACCGGGCAGTGCAGCGCGGCTGAGGCGTTTTTATGCCCACGCTGCATCACACCATCAATTATTGCGCAGACGGATCGGTCGGCAACGAATCGCAGCCCGGCACAGGCAGGAGAACGAGACATGAACTGGTACCGTTGGAAGCGTCGGTTGCTTTGGCCGTACATCGTCGTGCAGCGTTACAGAATGCGGGGCAAAACAGATTTCATTCGTTCAGCGCTGGAGTTGCACTACTATCGTCCGGCCTTCTACCGATTTATCAGTGCCACTATCGAGAACCCGGACATAATGTATGACGTGCCCATAGGGCAGGGCGGTGTGGTGCTGGATGTCGGCGCTTACATCGGGGACTGGTGTGCGCGAATTATTGAGCTGCATCAGCCGCGCCACCTTTACCTTTTTGAGCCTGAGCCAGGCAGCGTTGGTCGCCTGCAAAAACGTTTTGCCGATAATGACTCGGTAACGCTGCACGCCGTAGGGCTGGGCGCTGCGGACGGCAGTCTTGCCTTTGTCACTCGGGGCATGGGCTCAACTTTCTACGATACCGGCGATACCAACGGTGGTGGCGAGGATGTGGAATATTTACCGATTCGGGACGTGGCGGCGGTTCTGGATGAGCTTGCGGATAAACAGATCGATTTGATGAAGCTCAATATCGAAGGTGGCGAATATGATGTGCTCGAACGCATGCTGGAAAAAGGACAGGTGGCGCGTGTGCATTGTTTCATGATCCAGTTTCATGAGTGGCTGGACGGTGCTCATGGTCGTCGCAATCGGATTCGGCAAGCGCTGCGCCGCACACATCGCGAAGTGTGGGACTATCCCTTTGTCTGGGAACAGTGGGTGCGTAAGGATTGATATGCCAGCAGCAGCCTCAGTTACTTTTTATCCCCCGCTATAGCAGTACCGTTTTGCCGCTGCTGTGTTCATCCGGATGCGGTGCTTCAATCTGCCAGATGTCAGGCGTGGGTTTTTCCAGAAGTGCCCGCAGGTACGCCACATTTTCACTGATCAGGCTGGCAAACTGTGGGTCATCGGCCAGATTATTACGTTCACCGGGATCGCTTTTCAGGTTGTAAAGCGCACTGCTGTTTTCACCGGAATGCCATATGTGTTTATAGTGTCCGCGCCGGAGCATGGGCCAGCCTTCCGTGGTGGCGCTGACAATCAGGCGTTGGTCATCGATTATGCCGCCGTCCAGAGCCGAACGCAGGCTGATGCCGTCCAGGCTGTCGCACGGTGGGGCGATTCCGGCAAAGTCCAGTAGCGTAGGTGCCAGGTCGAAGCTTTGCACAGGAGCGCCATAGCGTTTGCCCTGGTCGATGCCGGCGCCTGTCCAGAAAAACGGTACCCGGACCAGGTCATCGAAGGGTAGCCAGGGTGCCTTTCCCAGGAAGCCACGATGGCCACCGTAATCACCATGATCGGATACAAAAACAACGATGGTGTCTTTGAGGTTGACGCAATCCAGTAATCGCTGCGTGGTATCGTCGATGTGGCGGATACTGGCGCGAATGGCGGCCAGTACCGCCTGGGTGTGCTGTCTGGGGAAATATTCGACGCGTCGCGGGGTATAAAAGCCATCCGGCTCGTCTTGCATGGCCGACTGGCGCAGCAGTCCAGTCAGGCTATCATTGACGTTGACCCCCTCGTCCGGCAACGACTCGTTCTCAGGCGGATACTGGCTGGCGTATTTTTCCAGTGGCAGGTATGGCGTATGGGGGTCCGGGTACGATACCACAGCGAACCAGGGGCGTTCCGTCCGTTCCTGGCTGCGCAGAAAATTTTCTGCGTGCCGCGCCGTCCACTCGGTCGGGTGCTGCTCGGCGCGGTAAGGGAACAGGCGTGGTTTGGCCGGACTGTTGAAGCGTATGTCGGTCAGCCCCTGGGACTCCAGCCAGATTTTATAATCATCGGTGGTGTCCTTGGAGTAGCCGGCTGGTAGGTGTTCGCAACTGGCCACTGTGTCGAAACCATGATCGGCCTTGATAGGCTGGAAATGCATTTTGCCGAACAGCGCAGTGTCATAACCATGCTCACGCAGGGCTCTGGCGACAGTCCAGTAACCTGCTTTCAGTGCCAGTCCGCTGGGCGTGCGAGCATGGGGGCTTGGCGGCATCAGTGGCAAGCGGTGGTGAAGGATGCCGGTCATCAGTGAGCTGCGCGCCGGAACGCATGAAGGCGAGCTACTGTAGGCGGCATCAAAAATCACGCCCTGCCGGGCCAGCCTGTCGAGGTTCGGGGTATCCGATGGTCCGGGTCTGGCATATCCCAGAGAATCCGCCCGCTGCTGATCTGTCATTATCCAGAGGATATTGGGTTTTATTGCCAAGGTTTTGCCTACTGTGTGACTGCCCTAATGTTG encodes:
- a CDS encoding ABC transporter permease — translated: MNRKDMDFVLYRAIAQLKTESSRAYMGYAWWILEPVLYLGVFYIVFGLIFDRGTPHYLDILITGLVVWKWFDGAVRASMDSIHSNNGLINRVYLPKLVFPGIAVAANTVKFLLILGLLLVFHAWRSGVSFQWFWLLGLVPLQLLLVVSASFLVAAVTPFIPDLRLIFDKMMTLLFFLSGVFYGTSTIPESLQPWFNMNPMFALINAYRDVLVHHNSPSLTSLLSILGISLATLLAGYYMLVRYDRLYPRLNQ
- a CDS encoding class I SAM-dependent methyltransferase; protein product: MPDSKPAIYLPPSLRGFQPRHIVFSTWIDHLPFGYDLMAALRPRTLVELGTYSGLSFFCFCQAAREMGLPTRSYAVDTWEGDDHTGAYGEDIYRSVQAHQQAQYPDSASLLRMRFDQALSQFEDNSLDMIHLDGLHTRDAVSEDFRQWYPKLRPGGIFLFHDVVARLPGFGVWQFWQALCQAPEHQGNSFTFNQGFGLGVLRKPGNDAPEARGQGAQSSQDNQSGRDSQLLRLLFSQEPGSAARLRRFYAHAASHHQLLRRRIGRQRIAARHRQENET
- a CDS encoding FkbM family methyltransferase yields the protein MNWYRWKRRLLWPYIVVQRYRMRGKTDFIRSALELHYYRPAFYRFISATIENPDIMYDVPIGQGGVVLDVGAYIGDWCARIIELHQPRHLYLFEPEPGSVGRLQKRFADNDSVTLHAVGLGAADGSLAFVTRGMGSTFYDTGDTNGGGEDVEYLPIRDVAAVLDELADKQIDLMKLNIEGGEYDVLERMLEKGQVARVHCFMIQFHEWLDGAHGRRNRIRQALRRTHREVWDYPFVWEQWVRKD
- a CDS encoding ABC transporter ATP-binding protein codes for the protein MSEELLLDLKNTGVCYRRRRLFGNDECYWALDDVSLQLYKGETLGIIGRNGAGKTTLLKLLADIIRPDRGELVRRPASYVILSLRLGFLEQLSARDNIIMSGMLFGMGRDEIEARIPEIMEFAELEDYADAPVATYSMGMSARLGFAIAMSADPDVMLIDEMLAVGDSGFREKSAAVLRERMLSNRTVVLVAHNEPAIRNLCSRVVWIENGRTVEQGEPETVVTNYREHLRKLTADKGATS
- a CDS encoding glycosyltransferase; this translates as MSVASVDMPAVQVVIPVFSGTAETIACVNSVLEAVPLNRTRIGITVVYDAGPDAALFHALNNLASTGQIILLVNEHNRGFVHSVNRGIQYAGDNDVILLNSDTRVHGDWVDRLVTHATTDDHVGTVTPFSNNAEICSWPRLCQDNNSVADIATPDVDRAFAALGTHHLEIPTAVGFCMYIRRHCITAVGLLDEATFGHGYGEENDFCMRAARSGFRHLLACNVYVFHQGGVSFGADKLKRVEHAIATVQRLYPEYGALVARHIHDDPARQWRFAAELSLPLQQGLPLILHISHGIGGGTDRHVVELAHHTANQALHAMAVPQSDCLRLVFPTVTNGGLFQIPWRDIDHLVSLLQKLQLTSVHLHHIKGWEQRIHDLLKALDRPVDVTLHDYYFLHINPALTDRDDYFCSDPRLRDEQCSLPAPFPVNMTAAAWRDHWAPILRSARRVFIPSNAAAAIYQEYFPWLSPCITFHPDHERSTPYPDVTLPSQSPEQDMHVVVLGALSRIKGADMLERTALLAEKKGLPIRFTLIGYAYRRLAAAVNVTGSYRDQDLAALLQREQPHLVWFPCLWPETYSYTLSRAMKDGLPVMYPDLGAFPERLQGRPGSWSIDWRASPQQCLDTLMRIRTSLQDQASLEAWSDQPNSSFDYHSDYFVDAASPDECRPDSDPAHLYQAITQPLQLLLAYWLPEIPAMQPSRRKIFRLLLWLHSHRFIGMIANLLPLSLRRNVKRWFTQRPLHDHAD
- a CDS encoding sulfatase family protein — its product is MAIKPNILWIMTDQQRADSLGYARPGPSDTPNLDRLARQGVIFDAAYSSSPSCVPARSSLMTGILHHRLPLMPPSPHARTPSGLALKAGYWTVARALREHGYDTALFGKMHFQPIKADHGFDTVASCEHLPAGYSKDTTDDYKIWLESQGLTDIRFNSPAKPRLFPYRAEQHPTEWTARHAENFLRSQERTERPWFAVVSYPDPHTPYLPLEKYASQYPPENESLPDEGVNVNDSLTGLLRQSAMQDEPDGFYTPRRVEYFPRQHTQAVLAAIRASIRHIDDTTQRLLDCVNLKDTIVVFVSDHGDYGGHRGFLGKAPWLPFDDLVRVPFFWTGAGIDQGKRYGAPVQSFDLAPTLLDFAGIAPPCDSLDGISLRSALDGGIIDDQRLIVSATTEGWPMLRRGHYKHIWHSGENSSALYNLKSDPGERNNLADDPQFASLISENVAYLRALLEKPTPDIWQIEAPHPDEHSSGKTVLL
- a CDS encoding sulfotransferase, producing the protein MIIAKAGELLQRLIVRRAKQPTGICVLGMHRSGTSFVTGSLQSAGASLYRFHSHNPFNLKGNRENPDVVALNDDVLHANGGSWDQPPSKVNWHPEHDQRAIEILTALSAYPVWAFKDPRTLLTLEGWQRHAPDIRYVGIFRHPARVVRSLHSRDQTLSHEDGEQLWLAYNQRLLALRQRQEFPLLCFDVAPDILLQQLQRVCTGLGLDGDRATDFFEHTLINQSAGNDSSEQQVSEHSLALYAQLQGYCSLS